Genomic DNA from Streptococcus uberis:
TTAAGATTTTTGTTGGGACATAGATTTGCATGGCTGAAGCAATAAGCGTTCCAAAAACAAGGTAACGGCCAGTATCGAAGAATTCATCAATAGCATGAACTAAGGCCAAATAGATTCTTTTGAGGAGGTTTTCGTGACGGTAGTCATGAAAATGACTGGGTTCAGCACTCTCTTTTAAGATATCGTCATCAACAAAGAAGGCTAACATAACCCCTAAGGCTAAAGCAACTAAAATAGCCCCAAGCAATCTAAGAATCAAAAAACGTAAGGAATTTCCAAAGGCAGAATAAGTTGCAAATAGAACAATTGGGTTAATAATGGGTGCAGTTGCTAAAAATGGCACTGCGGTATAGCTTGGAACTTTCTTTTCTAAAAAGCGATTAATAATTGGAATAATACCACATTCACAGGAAGGAAAAACAAAGCCAATTAAGGTTCCAAAAAGAATTCTTGGAAATTTAGCTTTTGGTAGGTATTTTTGAACTAAATCAGGTGTCACAAAAACTTCAATACATCCAGATAAAATAGTTCCAAGCAAGACAAAAGGGAGAGCCTCAATGATGATGGAAAGAAAAATAGCAAACCACTGAAGCATACTATCAGGTAATTGAGAAAAAAGATCTAACATAAAATTTCTCCCGGATGTGCACTACAATTGTCAATACAAATAAAGGCCCCCTTAATCATTTTTAGCATCCTTTTTATCAGCCTCTTTGCTAATTGTTTCTTCGGCATCTGTATTGAGAGGTTTGTCGAAATTTGGAATATTGGCAAAGCCAGACATTAATTTTTCTAACTCGTCGTTTCGTTTATGTGTAATTGCCATATCAAGACCTACTTTCTATATTATAAGCTCTATTATACTATCATTCGTCTATAAATGAAAAGAGAAACCAAAAAGTAAGCAATAAGTGGAAATACATTCGAATGATAGTATGGTAATGCCCTTTTTTTGTACAAGATTTTTGAATCAAAAAGGACTATACTGATAGGGAAAAAATAAAGTGAGGTAAAACGATGAAAGTAAAAGTGGATCATATTGGATTATGGGCTAAAGATATTGAAGCAATGAAAGCATTTTATTGTAACTATTTTGATGCGACTTCTACCAGTTTGTACCATAACCCCAAAACAGGATTTTATTCGTATTTTTTAACATTTGAATCAGGTGCTCGTTTGGAAATCATGCATAAAGAAACGATAAATGAAGCTGAAGGAGAACATTTCGGCTTTGCCCACCTAGCCTTTGCTTTAGGATCAAAAGAAGCTGTTGATGAATTTGCTTACTATATGGATAGTCAAGGATTTCCAATTCAAAATGGACCTAGAACAACAGGAGATGGGTACTATGAAGCAGTCATACATGATATTGAAGGCAATATCATTGAATTAACCATATAAAAGAATTGCAAGACTTTTAGTCTTGCTTTTTTACGTTCAACTCCTCCTTCTTCTAAAATAAATGTCAAAAAAGAGTTACAAAATAACAGAAAGAAAATAAAATTAGAAAACTTAATCAGTATGATATAATGGAACTGATAGGAGCGAAAAATGAAAAAACATATTTTATTAGTCGATGATGAAGAACATATCTTACGTCTATTAGATTATCATTTGAAAAAAGAAGGTTATGAGACAGATCTTGCTGAGGATGGTAGGACAGCGCTAAAACTAGCAGAATCTGAACATTATGATTTTATTTTATTAGACATTATGTTGCCACAATTAGATGGTATTGAAGTCTGTAAAAGAATCCGTTCCAAGGGAAACAAGACTCCAATTATGATGGTATCTGCTAAAGGGGAGGAGTTTGATAAAGTACTAGCACTTGAACTTGGTGCTGATGATTATATGACAAAACCTTTTAGTCCTAGAGAGTTAATTGCCAGATTAAAGGCTATTTTAAGACGAACTGAAAAAACTGAAGAAGAGGATACTACAGGTTTACCAGAAGAATATTGGACTATTAATCACTTGGTTATTTATCCTGAAAGGCATGAAGTTTATAAAAATCAAAAGTTACTAAATCTAACACCGAAAGAATTTGAACTCTTACTTTATCTAGTCAAACATCCTAATATGACTCTAACAAGAGAACGACTCTTAGAACGGATATGGGGTTATGATTTTGGACAAGAAACCCGTTTGGTAGATGTCCATATTGGTAAGTTGAGAGAAAAAATTGAGGATGATCCTAAAAAACCAGTGTTTATCAAAACGATTCGTGGATATGGTTATAAATTTAAGGAGCTAAAGGATGAAACAAAATCTTAGAAAAATCGAGATCTTGCTTTTTTTATCCTTGTTGAGTTTTGTGTTGGCTATTTTAGAAACCAAATGGGAACTTTTTTTTCATCTGATAAGTGCTCTATTATTAGCTTCAACCTTGTTTCCTTTACGACAATTAATGCTTTGGGAAAAGCAATTTCAACTTTTGGAAAAAGAGGAATATGCTAGTCCGGAAACCTTTATGCCTGATAGTCAGAAAGACTTAAGACAGATTTTTTCAAAACATGGTGCTTTAAAAAAAGAATTAGCAAAGCGAAAAGAAGAGAGTCAAAAGTTATCTAGTAATCTAGAAGCCTTAACTTCTCATTTAACCATGGGCATGTTCTTAGTTTCCGAAACAAAAGACATTCAGTTATATAGCAAATCATTACCCCATTATTTCCCAGATGCTGATAAACCTTTTCAAAAAATTGAAGATATTGGACGAACAGATGTCAAGGCTGTTGTTGCGCAAGCTTTTATTACAAAAAAAACCATCAAAAAAGAGCTTAAGGGCTATCATGATGGTGATTTGATTTTAGAGGTGACAGCAGTACCCATCTTTAACCAATATGGGACCGTTTTTCAAGTTCTTGTCTTACTCTATGATTTAACCACGATTAGAGATTATGAGAAACTCAATATGGATTTCATTTCCAATGCCTCTCATGAATTAAGAACCCCGGTAACTTCAATTAAGGGATTTGCTGAAACGATAAAGAATATGCCAGAAGAAGAGCAAACCTTAAAAGACGAGTTTTTAGATATCATTTACAATGAAAGTTTGCGTTTAGAGCATATTGTTGAACATATGTTGACACTTTCCAAAGTTAATAAAACCCAGCTTCAAAAAACGGAAATAGCTTTAAATGATTTTCTCTATTATATTGGTAATAGTATGAAACATCAATTGCATGAGAAACATTTACAGTTAAGCTTTGACTTAGCAGAAGATGTCACCATCAAATCTGATAAATATTTACTTTCGCAAATTTTACTTAATCTTATGTCCAATGCCATTCGCTACACAGATGAAGGTGGTAAGATTACCATTTCAACGGCATTTAAAGAGGGAAAAATCCAAATTACGGTGTCTGACACTGGGATAGGGATTAGTAAGTTAGAACAAGATCGTATATTTGAGCGCTTTTACCGTGTTAACAAAGGACGTAGCCGCCAAAGTGGTGGAACAGGATTAGGTTTATCGATTGTTAAAGAACTCAGTCAGGTTTTAGGAGGCCAGGTTTTCGTAAAAAGTCAGATTGGAAAAGGTAGTCATTTTACCTTAGAATTTCCTAAGTCCATAACGTCATAAATGTTAATATTTTAGTACCATTTAGATTTTAAAATGGTACTTTTTTTATACAAATATAAATCTTTACAAAAACTTTACAATAATCACTTATAAATCTTTACAAAGACTTGATAGACTATAACTGTAGCAAACCTACACAAGAAATTTATCAAATCAAAAAAAGGTGAAAATTATGAAAATGAATAAAATGCTAACTTTAGCAGTTCTTACTTTGTCAAGTTTTGGTCTTGCAGCTTGTGGAAATAACAATGCAGACTCTGGTTCAGGATCAAAATCAGGTGGTAAAATTGAAGTTATCACTCGTGAAGAAGGATCTGGTACTCGTGGAGCATTTACAGAAATCACTGGTATCTTGAAAAAAGATGGTGACAAAGAAGTTGATAATACTTCTAAATCTGCAGTCGTTCAAAACAGTACTGAAGGTGTTATCTCAGCAGTTTCTGGTAACAAAGATGCTGTAGGTTATGTGTCACTTGGTTCATTAAATGACAGCGTTAAAGCTATAAAAGTTGACGGTGTAGAAGCAACTTCAAAAACAGTTTCTGATGGTGAATACCCAATACAACGTCCATTCAACATCGTATACAATGATAGCCTTTCTGAATTAGGTAAAGATTTCATCAAATACATCCATTCAAAACAAGGTCAAGCAGTTGTTAAAGAAAATAAATTCGTAGAAGCTAAAGCTGAACAAGCTGAGTACACTTCACAAAAAATGTCTGGTAAACTTTCAGTAGTTGGTTCTACTTCAGTTTCACCTTTGATGGAAAAACTTGTTGAAGCCTACAAAAAAGAAAATCCAGATGTAACAATCGATATTACTTCAAATGGTTCATCAGCAGGTATCACAGCTGCTAAAGAAAAAACAGCTGATATTGGTATGGTTTCTCGCGAGTTAACTCCTGAAGAAGGAAAAGACTTAAAACATGATGCGATTGCACTTGACGGTATTGCAGTTGTTATTAATAAAGACAATTCAGCAGAAGAAGTTAAAATGCAAACAATCACTGATATCTTTACTGGCAAAGTAACAAGCTGGGATAAAGTTAAATAAGTCGATTAATTTGTAAGGGGGACAACGGTCTCCCTTACTTTTCATTGTTTTAGAAAGGAAAGCGTGTGAAAAAACAAGCTTTAAAAGAAGATATCTTTAGGATTATATTCTTCCTTAGTGCCGCAACAGCAATTATTGCCATTCTATTGATTTGTGTTTTTATCTTTATGAATGGTCTTCCATTCATTGGTAAATATGGAGTTAGTAATTTCCTTTTAGGACAAGATTGGTCACCATCAAATAAACCAGCAAGTTTTGGTATATTCCCAATGATCATGGGGTCCGTTTTAATTACTTTAGGTGCCATTATCATTGGTGTACCTACAGGTATTTTTACTTCTGTCTTTATGGTTTATTATTGTCCTAAACAAATCTACCATTTTTTGAAATCTGCCATTAACTTGATGGCAGCTATTCCATCAATTGTTTATGGATTTTTTGGTTTACAATTACTTGTACCGTGGATAAGGACATTTTCTGGAAATGGGATGAGCGTCTTAACAGCATCTATTTTGTTAGGAATCATGATTCTTCCAACGATTATCAGTTTGTCAGAATCAGCAATTCGAACAGTTCCAAGTAGTTACTACTCAGGAAGTTTGGCCTTGGGAGCAAGCCACGAACGTACTATTTTTAAAGTTATCGTTCCAGCTGCTAAATCAGGAATATTCTCTGCCATTATCTTAGGTGTAGGACGTGCCATCGGTGAAACAATGGCGGTTATCCTTGTTGCAGGAAATCAACCCTTATTACCAAGCGGACTCTTTGAAGGAACCAGAACGATGACAACAAATATTGTTTTGGAAATGGCTTATGCGTCTGGTCAACACCGTGAGGCATTAATTGCAACGTCAGCCGTTCTCTTCGTCTTTATCTTATTAATTAATGCTTGCTTTGCATATGTGAAAGGAAAATCCGTTCATGAGTAAATATATTTTGAAAGGCTTGGTTTATCTTTTTTCATTATTAACTTTTGGGTCACTTTTCCTGATCATTGGTTTTATTCTCGTTAAAGGTTTACCAAATATCACCCCACAACTTTTCCAATGGCACTACACATCAGAAAATGTTTCTTTAATGCCAGCTATTATCTCAACCGTGATTTTGGTTTTTGGTTCATTATTGTTAGCTCTCCCAATTGGTGTTTTCGCAGGCTTTTACTTGGTCGAATATGCTAAAAAAGGGTCTATCTGGGTTAAAATGATGCGTATTGCTTCAGATACCTTATCTGGGATTCCATCAATTGTATTTGGTTTATTTGGGATGTTATTCTTTGTTGTTTTCCTTGGTTTCCAATATTCATTACTATCAGGAATTTTAACTTCAGTTATTATGGTGCTACCTGTTATCATTCGTGCAACGGAAGAAGCCTTACTTGCAGTTAGTGATAGCATGCGTCAAGCAAGTTTTGGATTAGGTGCCGGAAAATTGAGAACAATTTTTAAAATTGTTCTTCCAGTAGCAATGCCTGGTATTTTGTCAGGTGTTATCCTAGCTATTGGCCGTATTGTTGGAGAAACTGCAGCACTCATGTATACTTTAGGAACTTCTACCAACATGCCAACAAGTCTAATGGCCTCTGGGCGTTCATTGGCACTTCATATGTATATGTTATCTAGTGAGGGTCTCCACGTCAAAGAAGCTTATGCAACTGGCGTTATCCTAATTATTACTGTATTGATTATCAATTCTATTTCTAGCTTATTATCTCGTCGTCTTGTGAAAGGAGCATCCTAAAATGGGAACTTTTTCCGTTAAAAACTTAGATTTATATTATGGGGACTTTAAAGCCCTTAAAAATGTTAATATTGAACTTCCTCAAGGGGAAATTACAGCTTTAATTGGTCCTTCAGGATGTGGGAAATCGACATTCTTAAAAACCTTAAATCGTATGAATGATCTAGTTCCTGGATGCCGTATCGAAGGTGAGATTCTATTAGATGGTGACAATATTTATGACAAAAATATGAACCTTAACTCCCTTCGCAAACGTGTTGGAATGGTTTTCCAACAACCTAATCCATTTGCAATGTCTATTTATGACAATGTAGCCTATGGCCCAAGAACTCACGGTATTAAAGATAAAGCGCAATTGGATGCTATTGTTGAAAAATCTTTAAAAGGCGCAGCTATTTGGGACGAAGTTAAAGATGACTTGAAAAAGAATGCTATGTCACTTTCAGGTGGACAACAACAACGTATTTGTATTGCAAGGGCTTTAGCAGTAGAACCAGATGTCCTTTTAATGGATGAGCCAACTTCAGCGTTAGATCCTATTTCAACCTTAAAAATTGAAGACTTGGTTCAAAAATTGAAAAAAGATTATACCATTATCATTGTGACACATAACATGCAACAAGCATCACGGATTTCAGACAAAACAGCATTTTTCTTAACAGGGGAAATTTGCGAGTTTGGCGATACCGTACAAATTTTCACCAACCCACTAGATAAACGGACAGAAGATTACATTTCTGGACGCTTCGGCTAAAGAAAGGACAAGCCATGAGAGATCAATTTGAATTAGAATTACAAGAGCTTGAGCAAAAGTTTTTAGAAATGGGCAGTGCCGTATTAGAATCAGCTTCTAAAGTACTACTAGCTTTAGCAGCCAAAGATACAGATATGGCAGAATTAATCATCAAAGAAGACAAATTAATTAACCAAGCACAGCTTGATATTGAATTAACATGTGCTAATCTTCTTGCTCTTCAACAACCACAGGTAACGGATTTAAGATTTGTACTGACAATCATGTCAGCTTGTTCTGACTTAGAGCGTATGGGTGACCATATGACAGGAATTGCCAAAGCCATTTTAAACTTAAAAGAAATTGATACCCTTGATGTCATTGAAGAGCATATTCATGATGCAGGACAAAAAGCTTTGAAAATGATGTCTGACTTATTACTGGTTTTCCCTAAACGAAATGCTGATAAAGCTATTGCTATCGCAAATCAAGATGAAGCCATTGATCAACTTTACTATAGTATTTCAAAAGAAATTTTGACAGTAATGAAAGAACAAGAAACATCAGTTCGAAATGGTGCACAATACCTATACATGATGGGGCACATTGAACGATTCGGTGACTATATCTCTAACATTTGTGAACGCATTGTTTACCTTGAAACTGGTGAACTAGTTGAATTGAATTAAGAACAAAATCGCTCAGAGATGAGCGTTTTTTTTATGGTATTTTGTGTATTTTTCACCACTCATCTTTAATAAAGAATGGGATAACTTGGGCTTTTTAAGCGAC
This window encodes:
- a CDS encoding permease; translation: MLDLFSQLPDSMLQWFAIFLSIIIEALPFVLLGTILSGCIEVFVTPDLVQKYLPKAKFPRILFGTLIGFVFPSCECGIIPIINRFLEKKVPSYTAVPFLATAPIINPIVLFATYSAFGNSLRFLILRLLGAILVALALGVMLAFFVDDDILKESAEPSHFHDYRHENLLKRIYLALVHAIDEFFDTGRYLVFGTLIASAMQIYVPTKILTSIGHNPLTAILVMMLLAFILSLCSEADAFIGASLLSTFGMAPVLAFLLIGPMVDIKNLMMMIKAFKGKFIVQFISLSCFMIMIYCLLVGVLV
- a CDS encoding SPJ_0845 family protein, with translation MAITHKRNDELEKLMSGFANIPNFDKPLNTDAEETISKEADKKDAKND
- a CDS encoding VOC family protein; its protein translation is MKVKVDHIGLWAKDIEAMKAFYCNYFDATSTSLYHNPKTGFYSYFLTFESGARLEIMHKETINEAEGEHFGFAHLAFALGSKEAVDEFAYYMDSQGFPIQNGPRTTGDGYYEAVIHDIEGNIIELTI
- a CDS encoding response regulator transcription factor, which encodes MKKHILLVDDEEHILRLLDYHLKKEGYETDLAEDGRTALKLAESEHYDFILLDIMLPQLDGIEVCKRIRSKGNKTPIMMVSAKGEEFDKVLALELGADDYMTKPFSPRELIARLKAILRRTEKTEEEDTTGLPEEYWTINHLVIYPERHEVYKNQKLLNLTPKEFELLLYLVKHPNMTLTRERLLERIWGYDFGQETRLVDVHIGKLREKIEDDPKKPVFIKTIRGYGYKFKELKDETKS
- the pnpS gene encoding two-component system histidine kinase PnpS, producing MKQNLRKIEILLFLSLLSFVLAILETKWELFFHLISALLLASTLFPLRQLMLWEKQFQLLEKEEYASPETFMPDSQKDLRQIFSKHGALKKELAKRKEESQKLSSNLEALTSHLTMGMFLVSETKDIQLYSKSLPHYFPDADKPFQKIEDIGRTDVKAVVAQAFITKKTIKKELKGYHDGDLILEVTAVPIFNQYGTVFQVLVLLYDLTTIRDYEKLNMDFISNASHELRTPVTSIKGFAETIKNMPEEEQTLKDEFLDIIYNESLRLEHIVEHMLTLSKVNKTQLQKTEIALNDFLYYIGNSMKHQLHEKHLQLSFDLAEDVTIKSDKYLLSQILLNLMSNAIRYTDEGGKITISTAFKEGKIQITVSDTGIGISKLEQDRIFERFYRVNKGRSRQSGGTGLGLSIVKELSQVLGGQVFVKSQIGKGSHFTLEFPKSITS
- a CDS encoding substrate-binding domain-containing protein, whose translation is MKMNKMLTLAVLTLSSFGLAACGNNNADSGSGSKSGGKIEVITREEGSGTRGAFTEITGILKKDGDKEVDNTSKSAVVQNSTEGVISAVSGNKDAVGYVSLGSLNDSVKAIKVDGVEATSKTVSDGEYPIQRPFNIVYNDSLSELGKDFIKYIHSKQGQAVVKENKFVEAKAEQAEYTSQKMSGKLSVVGSTSVSPLMEKLVEAYKKENPDVTIDITSNGSSAGITAAKEKTADIGMVSRELTPEEGKDLKHDAIALDGIAVVINKDNSAEEVKMQTITDIFTGKVTSWDKVK
- the pstC gene encoding phosphate ABC transporter permease subunit PstC, whose amino-acid sequence is MKKQALKEDIFRIIFFLSAATAIIAILLICVFIFMNGLPFIGKYGVSNFLLGQDWSPSNKPASFGIFPMIMGSVLITLGAIIIGVPTGIFTSVFMVYYCPKQIYHFLKSAINLMAAIPSIVYGFFGLQLLVPWIRTFSGNGMSVLTASILLGIMILPTIISLSESAIRTVPSSYYSGSLALGASHERTIFKVIVPAAKSGIFSAIILGVGRAIGETMAVILVAGNQPLLPSGLFEGTRTMTTNIVLEMAYASGQHREALIATSAVLFVFILLINACFAYVKGKSVHE
- the pstA gene encoding phosphate ABC transporter permease PstA, giving the protein MSKYILKGLVYLFSLLTFGSLFLIIGFILVKGLPNITPQLFQWHYTSENVSLMPAIISTVILVFGSLLLALPIGVFAGFYLVEYAKKGSIWVKMMRIASDTLSGIPSIVFGLFGMLFFVVFLGFQYSLLSGILTSVIMVLPVIIRATEEALLAVSDSMRQASFGLGAGKLRTIFKIVLPVAMPGILSGVILAIGRIVGETAALMYTLGTSTNMPTSLMASGRSLALHMYMLSSEGLHVKEAYATGVILIITVLIINSISSLLSRRLVKGAS
- the pstB gene encoding phosphate ABC transporter ATP-binding protein PstB; this translates as MGTFSVKNLDLYYGDFKALKNVNIELPQGEITALIGPSGCGKSTFLKTLNRMNDLVPGCRIEGEILLDGDNIYDKNMNLNSLRKRVGMVFQQPNPFAMSIYDNVAYGPRTHGIKDKAQLDAIVEKSLKGAAIWDEVKDDLKKNAMSLSGGQQQRICIARALAVEPDVLLMDEPTSALDPISTLKIEDLVQKLKKDYTIIIVTHNMQQASRISDKTAFFLTGEICEFGDTVQIFTNPLDKRTEDYISGRFG
- the phoU gene encoding phosphate signaling complex protein PhoU, whose amino-acid sequence is MRDQFELELQELEQKFLEMGSAVLESASKVLLALAAKDTDMAELIIKEDKLINQAQLDIELTCANLLALQQPQVTDLRFVLTIMSACSDLERMGDHMTGIAKAILNLKEIDTLDVIEEHIHDAGQKALKMMSDLLLVFPKRNADKAIAIANQDEAIDQLYYSISKEILTVMKEQETSVRNGAQYLYMMGHIERFGDYISNICERIVYLETGELVELN